The following is a genomic window from Plectropomus leopardus isolate mb chromosome 3, YSFRI_Pleo_2.0, whole genome shotgun sequence.
ATGAGCATGAACGCTGTCTATAAAATCTATTACACTGTCAGCATTAAACACTCTACATATTAGATTTTCACATCAAAAATTGACAGTACAGACTTTCATGCATGTGTTGAAATGgaaattctgtgttttaggaTGTATTGCAACTTTCACTTACTAGATGTTCTTAATTGTAGTGATTTTGTATAGGCATTTGCAGATTGTTGTGATTAAGTgttgacttaaaaaaagatatttccaAGCATTTCAAATATAACAAGACTTCTAAGAGCCctataaatattcataaaactGACAAATAGTCAGACTTCTTTTCTTGGGCAGTCCATTTAGTTCTCTGCTCTATACAAAGCTTAAAGTGAGGTTTACCAGCTGCTGTTTATCCATCAACACTGCACAGGTGTCAGTGAGACGCCGGGCCACCCTCTATGTGGTGAACCTGCTGATGCCCAGCTGCTTCCTCATCACAGTGGACCTCCTAAGCTTCCTGCTGCCTCCAAAGAGTGTTGATCGCTCCTTGTTTAAGATGACCCTCATCCTGGGCTACACTGTCTTCCTGCTCATCATGAACGACCTGCTGCCCATCACCGGAAACACCATACCTCTCATAAGTCAGTTGACAATACCTTTTACTAATGCAAGTGTCAATAGTAGccaaaaattctgaaaattaaatgatGATTATGGtcataaagtaaatataatgtTGACTCCCAGTTGTTTGGGTTTGAATTGGAATAATGATAAACTGCAGTTTCAGTTGTTTGTATTACTTTTACAGCATACAACTTCATTTTAGTTAATTCTCACCACTCTTCTAGTGTCATTTTTAAGCCAAAGCAGGTGGCAGTTTTCTgtgaaaactgtataaaaaccCACTCCACGTTACCtgaacagcatcaaatagcagGCACACAACATTACCAACCTGCTGATGAATATAGTAGAGATTTTTTAGCAGTTAAAGTGACAAATATGTCGCTTTAACATTGTTTGAGACAGAGATTAAATGCAACTGAGACATCAGAAGAATATAGATGCAATTTATAGTGAATGCTAATGTTACTCTGTTGCTCCATTTTTGCTGGCATGTTCGCCACATCAGCTTGAGGTGATATAACGGTATTTCTGTGTTGTATGTTattgtttacagcctgtttccATCTAGTCAAAAATTTTCTAAGTGCAGGTTTAAGCCTTAATGGATTTTTCTGTCTGGATTTAACTTGCAGGTGAAGcaactttaagatttttttttaaaagaaaagcttCAATGAGCACTTTTTACTACTGTCTCAGATGTGTTCCTGTGTCTGTGCCTGTCTCTGATGGTGGCGAGTCTACTGGAGACTACCCTCATCACAAACCTTCTTTGTGGCTCCGCTCACTACTCTCCAATTCCTCCCTGGGCCCGAGTGTTTATCCTTCACATCCTGGGCCGCCTGGTAGGGCGTTCTCCAAAGCCCAGAGATCTGGAGGACGCAGTCATTCAAAATCCTGAAGCACAAGGTAGTATTTAGAAAATTCTGCAGAACATCCTTACACAAGTCCATAAAAAAATGAGAACTGCTGTCACCACTTTCCTCATCTCCTCTGCCACAGAAATGAAAGTCTCCTCCATGGTGGTGGAGGACAGTGAGGCTCCAGAACAGAGAGGACCACTGGATGGGAGCAAAGCTGTGCAGGAGCTAAAAAGCCTGGGCAAGGAACTCAAGGTCATCCGCCTTCAGGTGAAGCAGCAGCTGGATGGAAGCCAGAGCTCAGAGGAGTGGATCCAGGTGGGTTTCATCATTGACCGCCTGTTTTTCGGCCTCTACATCCTCTTCATATCAGTCAGCTTCATAACCATCATCGTTATCTGGGCGCAGTCATACAATGCATCCTGATTCAGCATTtaagtatgtatgtttttacatattttggggaattttaaatttttatttgtaagtaTGTCATATTTATTGTCAGTTTTGACTTTGCATGGAGGAATGTTGATGGTTGGttggattttttgaatttgaaagtAACATGTCACCACCTTTCACAATTAATTTGAAcgttttgtgttattttctttacttaaaATGATCCTGTTAAGAGTCATTTTTAGGGCAACTGCATCCctagttattttatttgtccatATCACTGTCCCTGGAGTCCAGGGCCTTATTTCCCAAAAGCTTCTAAAGGATAAGATGACCGTTAAATCAATTTTTATCATCTTGAGCAACGTATGAaggttttattgtttaaataaaaatatttgctcaaatttaaaatatccaTTCATTGGAATAGACAGATGGTCTGAAtgtcacaagaaaatgaatagGAAAATActgttctgatttgattttctaataTACAATCAGTTTATAATCCATTCTATTGATTGTGTAGACAGAATATTTATCTCAGGAGGTTTTCAATATAGTATTTTCTGAATATACTTCAGAAATTGAAGATATTTTTTGTAGTAGTAGAAAGTAGAAACCCACCATGGCaatatattgtgtttgtgtttttggagcatAACtgggttcaggttcaggttcaggttactttatttgtacctgTAGGCAGATTTGGTTTGCAGTATAAAGTGCAAGGCATCAATTAACACAGTTgtcagacaccacagacaacatACTGGatgaaaatatgacagaaagataaaagataaaacataagAAAGATAGAACAGATGCCCCAGagctaatcaaaatgttaaatatgtattaaaacccaacaaaaacactaaactaCAAAACCAAACCTGAAATAAagacaatctaaaaaaaaaaaccataaaaacaagctCCAGAATTATCTTGTGCAATGTGAAAATTTgaacaattttctaaatttatttttttctaaagtatCTTAACCAAAGACAGTCTTGATGACACTGATAATCGTAAATTAATGAGTGTCTAGTACCGCAGGAGTGGAGACACTTCTTACTTCTACTTGCTCATGGGAAACAGGGCTCAGGACTGTACTGCCCTGTAAGATGACTCACTAAGACACAGATGAATAAATTTTAAGCATAACCTGTCTCAATACATCATTTGCATTGAACACTTATGTAGTACCATTGTAGAAGTGCATGCATTTTGAGAGTAATAAAACAAGCTGCCATTGTCTTAATGGAAATCATCTCTTGTGcgtctttttctctttacatcTGATCACTGTCAGATAAATTAGTGAATTTATCTGCAGAGCAGAAGCTTAGAAACAGCTGTGTAGACTCTATGAATATACACCAGAGAGAATTTCATTCATCGTTGCTATGTTTAAACCAGTTTACACTGAAGTTCTGTTtacctttttcttctctgtttggCGCACATGTGAGTACTGATGCAGACTCATTGCACGTTGAGGTGTGCATTTACAGTATAATCTGCTAAAATAAACCAActcaaatgaatttaaaaacaacatcaataTCATCTTAAGGGCATTTTAAAGTCAACAAAACTCACTTCATCATTCATTATCCTTTGAGTTAGCGACACTGTTATTTTGACAAACTAGACATGCATGTAGGTAATTCAGCTGTGAATTGAGGTGAACCAATTAGAAAAAGGATTTACTCTTTTCttggttgacatttttgtttggcGCACTTGAGAAGGAACTATAGAAAACTACTGCATCCTGTAAAAAGCTTTTCAGATATTAAACATCATCTGTcttggatggatgggtggatttTCCCTGCGGACTCACTGCCCTGGAGGTGTGTAAAAAAGCTGCACATTCCTGTACACATGTTCACTTATagtttttctgtatgttttctaTATGCTAGTTTTCCTAAGGCTATAAGCAAGACAAGTCCAGgactgcactttttaaaaataatatgcaGCACTAAGACACAAGTGACACACAAACTGGCCTTCCTTCGCCTTAAATATTCATGTCCATATGTCATACAATTACAAAAATCATGTCTTGTGTGTAGCTTATCTATATAAAGTGTGATGGAAGAGTGATTAGAGAGTGTTACCTGTGGGCTGCTGGAGTTCAGTTATCCCCACACATCATTTGACGAAAAACTTAGGCAAGTGACCATCCATCATAATGCCTGCtactttatttcattatttggGTTTTCATTGTATGATTATTGTTGCAGAGGCCAGTAGCAGTTGAATATAAATTTATCAGTTGAGGCTGTATTTACTTCATTCGCTGAGAAAGccataaataaaaagacttgTCAATTAATCTTCTTTGAGAAGGTAAGAGACACTGGATGAGATAATTGagactgagagaaagaaagagaggaggtgagggagACGAGAGATGAAGAGCAGGTACCTCCTTGTGTGCCCAGGCCAGGATGAGCATTATGTCCCTGTGCTGtttaatacaaacaaaaactgatccaatttaaataaagtcattacaACAATTATATGTATGTTCTTTGATAGTTACAGTGGTTTGGTATTTACCTTTAAGTTCAgtttaacaacaacacaaacacctgACATTGTAAAAAGTCAATTGTAAATATATTACTATTGTATTAACATAttgttaatatttgtttaatattttgtttacatttatgtaatACTGTTTGAGACACATTTCTGTAATGCAAATTCAGAGTAGtgccaacagaaaaaaataaataaagaaggtgtatatcattttatttgtaattatttttaatactgtcTGGCAGGAAAGACAAGTGATGAGTCACACAGAATGGCACAGGGATAGAGAGATGGTCATCATAAGACAAGAAAAGTATCTGTAGTGCaaattactttaattaaatattGTCAACAatcattttaagatgtttcatgACTATTTTAGCCTCCTTTGTATTTCAAGATTATAGTGTGGATCATTCATTGCAGCATTTAACCTAATATTTAAGTTACTACTTAACAGATCATTTATGCTACTGCCGTACTTTTGAAGCAATTGTTATCCATTTTTTTGCTATCCAAACATCTTGAAATACACATCTGGATAAGGGAAATGACAAAATTCAAGGCCATGTAAGCTCAGTCATGGACCTCAGTATTTCTCAAACCCTGCGTGCAGTGATCCTTGTTTGATTAGTTTTACAAGCAAGCCAAGCACGCAAGCAAACATAGATCAAAAAGAAAAGGTGTGAGATGAGGCTTAATTTAGCCAATCAGAAACAAGATATACATTTGTTCAGcatgttgacattttctttgaaattagTGTGACAAGTTATGAAAGTAGTTAGTTGCTGACACCTGACAAGATGACAGAGATAAAGACAGCCAGGCttattttcatcagtttttcactgtttcacggtaagatttatatatatatatatatatgtatttagagatagatagatagatagatagatagatagatagatagatagacagatagacagatagatagacagatagatagatagatagaaagatagatagatagacagatagtgATCATTGTGATTGGATATGAGTTTACAGTTTTGTGGCACATTCATAAATAATGTTATGAGATGTGTATgaatttgtattgtttgtaaGACAAGCAGtggaaaacaatttaaaattttgagaatTTAACTTAAACGTCTAGTCACAACCTTATCAAGACTAAAAGCCTATGatgtgttattttacagaattaatgTACATATTCATGACTAAGAGTCTCAGCCACCAACATTAGCCATTGCCAGAGGGAGAGCGGGCTGCAGCTCCCGACACGGACCTTCAGCTCACCTGTAGTAACTCAGACTCAGCCAGTAGAGGTCCCAGCACCGGGGGGTCACAGTGGCCTGGTGACCAGCAGCCGCACTGCGTCTAACCTGTGTAATAGCAGCAGTCTGGGATCGAACCCCTGGTTCTGTATTTATGTGGCTTGAATCTGAGTTGCTATAGGGCAGTAACTAAAGGTCTGTGCTCCCCTCCAGTCAgctaccattattattattattattattattattattattattattattatcatacaCTTTACGTTAGACCTGCTGATATATTTTGTGATAATGtatactgtgtgtttttgtttattaagatGTATAGGTTGATTTTGTATGATGGTCTGTTTCAGTTAGACTTAGGCATTGTGTTTGCtctatgtttttttggggggggaggACTGGATGACTTAAGTTCAATAATGTTATTgttaacaaatacaaatgtagaaataaatcaaataaatgaataaatacattcatttaGGCTGTCTTATGAGTTCACATTTCTTATTTCTCCCTTTGAATGCAGGTTTTGCTGCAGCATTGAACTGCACCAGCCCAACTCCCAAATCCTTGTTTGCTGCGCTTGAGAAAGAACTATTTCCTCGAAATCTGATGCGACCTGTAAAAAGCTTTTCAGATCCATTGAACATATCCATTAGTATGACTGTAGTGGGAATATTAGGAGTGGTGAGTCCATTCCTGCACATAGATCTATAAATGCTTACACAAGCACATGGATAATTTTTTCAACTAAGTATACtgtaaatgaattaattttgttttttaatttatcacttATAATCATATGTCTCATTCCTAGGATGAAAAAGACCAGTCCTTGACAATGTTTATATGGCAGGTCCTGGTAAgaactttttcacttttttgaactAAAAGTGATAAGGCAAATAGCTGAGACCTTTAATGAGAGGccaaataaaacagtgaaattatGGTATTTTCAGATAccataaatcaaattaaataccATAATCTTTACCATATTACATGTCACAatgtcattttcttaattttgcattgttctgtttttcaacataagataacattctttttttgttttgttttgtattgtttttacaaaatagtATTTTGAAATGGAATGCCTCGTATTTCTCTCTGATGAGGTATAGGGGCTGTTGATATATTTGTAAGATCGTAACCCTAGTTCTATTAGCACAGGTGAAGCCCTCTACTGGGAGATAAACTCGGCTGACTCTGAGCTGTACGTCTCATTGATGTTGCTCTTTTATTGTAGGAGTGGAATATAGAGGGACTGAGCTGGGATGAGAGGGAATGTGGAGCTAAACGTGTGTCTATCCCTCGAGAAAACCTTTGGATCCCAGATGTCCAGATCTCAGAGTTGTAAGTGAAAATAATGTTCACTGGTCTGTCAAACTGcattagaaaaaaagggaaacactccagcagcaaacaataaaaagcaaGAACTAtgtctgattttaaatatttggggaTTTGATTAATTATTAGTTACAGAAACCAAGGAAAGACTCGAATGAGTGGAACATAATTCCTATTCTTTCAAGTATATAtgcatttaaagtttttcttttaatcgtTTTATTCTGTTTACTTCCAGCATAGACGAGGACAAATCTCCCTACACTCCCTATGTCTACCTGTATAACACAGGTCGTGTATACGATGATAAACCGATCAGAGTGACCAGCAGCTGCAAATTAGTAATCTACACTTTCCCCTTCGACGTCCAAAACTGCTCATTGACCTTTGTATCATATTTACATCTTGGTAAGCCTGCGCAACAAAgaattataacaaaataaaatcagatcaCCTTAGCTTCATCCCACTTT
Proteins encoded in this region:
- the LOC121963334 gene encoding 5-hydroxytryptamine receptor 3A-like; the encoded protein is MLNCSRPDPQSLLEALQPVFKLSSIRPVVDMSVPTNISIGFILFGILGVDEKAQVLKTFIWQELEWRNEFARWDPEQCGSSWITIPRKLLWVPDVVINEFMEKNSAPFVPYTYLFSDGLVLDKQPVKVISSCRLDIYTFPFDIQNCSLSFNPYIHILRDVRLDLSSTVEDILMYSKEVMKTMGEWELIGLSVKISELPSWKNETYHEIRFFVSVRRRATLYVVNLLMPSCFLITVDLLSFLLPPKSVDRSLFKMTLILGYTVFLLIMNDLLPITGNTIPLINVFLCLCLSLMVASLLETTLITNLLCGSAHYSPIPPWARVFILHILGRLVGRSPKPRDLEDAVIQNPEAQEMKVSSMVVEDSEAPEQRGPLDGSKAVQELKSLGKELKVIRLQVKQQLDGSQSSEEWIQVGFIIDRLFFGLYILFISVSFITIIVIWAQSYNAS